A genomic region of Acidobacteriota bacterium contains the following coding sequences:
- a CDS encoding carboxymuconolactone decarboxylase family protein, whose amino-acid sequence MSVSYVEREQADDLTNDFYNDSEGRFEMLLNIFKVFGHTPKLGRIFTDSVLEMLQDGELDWKTKELLILKATLRNQCQYCVVQHEAVSQRLGISAAKIAELDGDAYQKSDLFTEKERALLDLTVQIGVDANRIPKSLWDRLDAEFTQPQIVEAVYVITQYIAISKFGDALGVELEPVFLGGEPILHVDHHG is encoded by the coding sequence ATGTCCGTTTCATATGTCGAGAGAGAGCAGGCAGACGACCTCACCAACGACTTCTACAACGATTCCGAGGGCCGGTTCGAGATGCTGCTGAACATCTTCAAGGTATTTGGGCACACCCCGAAGCTGGGCCGGATCTTTACCGACTCGGTACTGGAGATGCTTCAGGACGGCGAGCTCGACTGGAAGACCAAAGAGCTGTTGATCCTCAAGGCGACCCTCCGCAATCAGTGCCAGTACTGCGTCGTGCAGCACGAGGCGGTGTCGCAGCGGCTCGGTATCTCGGCGGCAAAGATCGCCGAACTCGACGGCGACGCCTACCAGAAGAGCGACCTCTTCACCGAGAAGGAACGGGCTTTGCTGGATCTGACGGTCCAGATCGGCGTTGACGCCAACCGTATTCCGAAGAGCCTTTGGGACCGGTTGGATGCCGAGTTCACGCAACCCCAGATCGTCGAAGCGGTCTATGTGATCACGCAATACATCGCGATCAGCAAGTTCGGTGATGCCCTCGGCGTAGAGCTTGAGCCTGTGTTTCTGGGCGGTGAGCCGATCCTTCACGTCGATCACCACGGGTAA
- a CDS encoding TetR/AcrR family transcriptional regulator, with product MSIGRPLEYSSEQVLDTAMELFWRKGYGATSLQDLVGEMGLSRSSFYQAFGSKRQLFLSCLERYEEATALHLATSLDGAATGREFIEDTLLWAIEEVVEGTDPKGCLVVNTANEFAQRDEQVAAQVSQGFDKYRAIFLAATRRGQEDGSVRSDKEATLLANYLMTSMSGLRTMVKAGTDHEVLRSIVAMVMSAM from the coding sequence ATGTCCATAGGCCGGCCGCTCGAATACAGCTCGGAGCAGGTGCTCGACACCGCCATGGAGCTGTTCTGGCGCAAGGGCTATGGGGCGACGTCGCTGCAGGATCTCGTGGGAGAGATGGGTCTGTCGCGCAGCAGCTTCTACCAAGCCTTCGGTAGTAAACGGCAGCTGTTCCTCAGCTGTCTCGAGCGGTACGAGGAAGCGACCGCTCTCCATCTGGCCACGAGTCTCGACGGCGCCGCGACCGGGCGGGAGTTCATCGAGGACACGCTGCTCTGGGCGATCGAGGAAGTCGTCGAGGGGACCGATCCCAAGGGCTGCCTCGTCGTCAACACCGCCAACGAGTTCGCACAGCGGGACGAACAGGTGGCGGCACAGGTGTCGCAAGGCTTCGACAAGTACCGAGCGATCTTCCTAGCGGCGACACGGCGCGGACAAGAGGACGGCAGTGTCCGCAGCGACAAGGAGGCGACCCTTCTCGCCAACTACCTGATGACGAGCATGAGTGGTCTGCGGACGATGGTCAAGGCTGGCACAGACCACGAGGTGCTTCGAAGCATTGTGGCGATGGTGATGAGCGCTATGTAA
- a CDS encoding ATP-binding protein, with the protein MSSNKTCSAWAEIFGDAVAVEAMVDRVVHHSHILTLKGDSYRLKNKHKEMGATNETR; encoded by the coding sequence GTGTCATCAAACAAGACGTGCTCAGCATGGGCCGAGATCTTCGGTGACGCCGTCGCGGTCGAAGCCATGGTCGACCGCGTTGTTCACCACTCCCACATCCTCACCCTCAAAGGCGATTCCTACCGCCTCAAGAACAAACACAAAGAAATGGGAGCCACCAATGAAACCCGCTAA
- a CDS encoding sulfurtransferase, translating into MTYANPDALVSTDWLVDHLDDPDVRIIDVDEDITLYEENHIPGAIAWSWSEDLHHAVRRDYIDQEGFSSLLSSAAVGSATTVVLYGGNNNWFAAYAYWLLKYRGFDNVKLLDGGRTKWELQSLPSTSEVPSLEPTGFEISGAERPELRIFRDEVLESVGSATLIDVRSPEEFSGEKLAPDHLPQEQPYVGGHIPGARNIPWSKAANEDGTFKSAEELQELYGDSATAQGETTVYCRIGERSSHTWFVLNELLGHPNVKNYDGSWTEYGSLVDVPVEVGP; encoded by the coding sequence ATGACCTATGCCAATCCTGACGCGCTGGTCTCCACAGACTGGCTCGTCGATCACCTCGACGACCCGGATGTGCGAATCATCGACGTCGACGAGGACATCACCCTTTATGAAGAGAATCACATTCCGGGAGCGATCGCGTGGAGCTGGTCCGAGGACCTCCATCACGCCGTGCGGCGAGACTACATAGACCAGGAGGGCTTCAGCTCACTGTTGTCCTCGGCCGCTGTCGGCTCGGCAACAACAGTGGTCCTGTACGGAGGAAACAACAACTGGTTCGCTGCCTACGCCTACTGGCTGCTCAAGTATCGAGGCTTTGACAATGTCAAGCTGCTCGATGGTGGCCGCACGAAGTGGGAGTTGCAGAGCCTGCCATCAACAAGCGAAGTACCGTCTCTTGAACCCACCGGATTCGAGATTTCCGGTGCCGAGCGTCCTGAGCTGCGGATCTTCCGCGACGAGGTTCTCGAGTCTGTCGGCTCGGCAACGCTCATCGACGTGCGCTCGCCCGAGGAGTTCAGCGGCGAGAAGCTGGCACCAGATCACCTGCCACAGGAACAGCCATATGTCGGCGGTCACATACCGGGGGCGAGGAACATTCCGTGGAGCAAGGCCGCGAACGAGGACGGGACATTCAAGTCTGCCGAAGAGCTTCAGGAACTGTACGGAGACAGCGCCACAGCTCAGGGAGAGACGACTGTGTACTGCCGGATCGGTGAACGCTCATCACACACCTGGTTCGTCCTCAACGAGCTTCTCGGCCACCCGAACGTCAAGAACTATGACGGATCATGGACCGAATACGGGTCACTGGTCGACGTGCCAGTGGAAGTCGGCCCCTGA
- a CDS encoding carbonic anhydrase, translated as MSATDELVRNNETYTSSFDQGDLPMPPGRHLAVVACMDARLDVYAILGLDLGEAHVIRNAGGIISEDAIRSLVISQRLLGTEEIILIHHTDCGMLTFRDDDVKDAIADELGVRPSFALEAFPDPRQDVRQSIARLQANPFITHKDQIRGFVFEVETGRLNEVTE; from the coding sequence ATGAGCGCCACAGATGAACTAGTACGAAACAACGAAACCTATACATCGAGCTTCGACCAAGGAGACCTGCCCATGCCGCCAGGAAGGCACTTGGCAGTCGTCGCCTGCATGGATGCACGCCTCGACGTATACGCGATCCTGGGCCTCGATCTCGGCGAAGCCCACGTGATCCGAAACGCTGGCGGCATCATCAGCGAAGACGCCATCCGGTCGCTGGTGATCTCACAACGGTTGTTGGGCACCGAGGAGATCATCCTCATCCACCACACCGACTGTGGGATGCTCACCTTCCGCGACGATGATGTGAAGGACGCGATTGCTGACGAGCTCGGCGTCAGGCCGTCGTTCGCTCTCGAAGCGTTCCCTGACCCACGACAGGATGTCCGCCAATCGATAGCCCGTCTCCAAGCGAACCCCTTCATCACACACAAGGACCAGATCCGAGGGTTCGTGTTCGAAGTTGAAACAGGGCGCCTGAACGAGGTGACCGAATAG
- a CDS encoding SDR family oxidoreductase, protein MMATTGDSRALHYVTTKGGLIAFTRSLSRCEGENGIRGNCVIPGAIQVERESEDGSNPEATLTWMKQVQALKYRGQPHDIATAVQYLSSPASDFVSGQVLTVDGGWTNY, encoded by the coding sequence GTGATGGCGACGACAGGGGACTCGCGAGCGCTTCACTATGTCACCACAAAGGGTGGTCTCATCGCGTTCACTCGCTCGCTATCCCGCTGCGAGGGCGAGAATGGAATCCGTGGGAATTGTGTGATTCCGGGCGCTATCCAGGTGGAACGAGAGAGTGAAGACGGTTCGAATCCGGAGGCGACCCTCACTTGGATGAAGCAGGTCCAGGCGCTCAAGTATCGAGGTCAGCCTCATGACATTGCCACCGCCGTCCAATACTTGTCCAGCCCAGCGAGCGACTTCGTCTCCGGACAGGTGCTCACCGTCGATGGAGGATGGACCAACTACTGA
- a CDS encoding SDR family oxidoreductase translates to MALVTGAARGIGAAIVRRFTEAGAKVAITHLGTERNEHLSAALIGELASDRVMAVIADAASGPDMEAATNRVSAAFGTVDVLILNAAQVGHLPWDEITVDDWDRMMDVNLRGAFVASLAAIEGMRKTAMARSSRSAP, encoded by the coding sequence GTGGCCCTGGTCACGGGCGCTGCGCGCGGCATCGGCGCAGCGATAGTCCGCCGTTTCACCGAAGCTGGCGCCAAGGTGGCAATCACCCATCTCGGCACGGAGCGCAATGAGCACCTGTCCGCAGCCCTCATTGGGGAGCTCGCGTCCGACCGCGTGATGGCGGTGATAGCAGATGCTGCCAGTGGCCCTGACATGGAGGCTGCAACGAATCGAGTGAGCGCTGCATTCGGTACGGTCGATGTGTTGATCCTGAATGCAGCCCAGGTTGGGCACCTACCTTGGGACGAGATCACCGTCGATGACTGGGATCGGATGATGGATGTGAACCTTCGGGGAGCCTTTGTCGCTTCACTCGCGGCGATCGAAGGAATGAGGAAAACGGCTATGGCAAGATCGTCACGATCGGCTCCGTGA
- a CDS encoding (Fe-S)-binding protein, translating to MRRLAQSQGEPEDEMTRRVLAAMISAPRRSKGEPTEEDWRRLLHTAADCCGAAGSYALLRPTDARLVLEPKLAELAQRDIGILVVNPDCYRYLASQLKRERSRIEVIHLAELMTQATSA from the coding sequence ATGAGACGCCTGGCGCAAAGTCAAGGCGAACCCGAAGATGAGATGACCCGAAGAGTGTTGGCTGCGATGATCTCGGCTCCAAGGCGAAGCAAGGGTGAACCCACCGAGGAAGATTGGCGTCGACTTCTCCATACTGCGGCGGATTGCTGTGGTGCGGCCGGCTCGTACGCCTTGTTGCGCCCTACGGACGCCCGGCTGGTCCTAGAACCCAAACTCGCAGAACTAGCGCAGCGGGACATCGGCATCCTCGTGGTCAACCCGGACTGCTACAGGTACCTCGCTTCACAACTGAAGCGAGAGCGCTCCCGGATTGAAGTCATACACCTTGCCGAACTCATGACCCAAGCGACATCCGCATGA
- a CDS encoding transcriptional repressor, with amino-acid sequence MHVSADTLVEALRTRGLRITAPRRAVCEVIASGHDDHLDAAAIAETATTPSGPIDTATVYRTLETLTEAGIITHTHLPHGAAVYHLADSAPHAHLVCDTCGSVTSLDTAATRPIESRIEKTTGFAPDLAHFAISGRCEKCHDPNETP; translated from the coding sequence ATGCATGTCAGCGCAGACACTCTTGTTGAAGCTCTCCGCACGCGCGGACTACGAATCACCGCGCCGCGCCGCGCAGTGTGCGAGGTAATAGCCAGCGGACATGACGACCACCTCGATGCTGCAGCCATCGCTGAAACTGCAACCACGCCGTCTGGCCCCATCGACACCGCCACCGTGTATCGGACATTGGAAACCCTGACCGAGGCCGGCATCATCACGCACACGCATCTCCCCCACGGTGCAGCGGTGTACCACCTCGCTGACAGCGCACCACACGCCCATCTCGTGTGCGACACATGCGGCTCGGTGACAAGCCTCGACACCGCAGCAACGCGCCCGATCGAGTCACGCATCGAAAAGACAACTGGGTTCGCCCCCGACCTCGCCCACTTCGCAATCAGCGGCCGATGCGAAAAGTGCCACGACCCGAACGAAACGCCCTAA
- a CDS encoding FAD-dependent oxidoreductase, whose protein sequence is MTQVVVVGGGFGGLLVGAELKRRGADVVVLEADDRPGGVAGTVKEGGYLLEPAAGSLLLPHPAMSPILDAAAAEMVPAISHKRFVYERSTLYEAGPGAVLSRLVSWRAKFRAVREPWVKTPPEGDESLMAFFVRRLGPETGALAATLMAHGVFAGDPDQLSARAAFGKIVALEDEAGSLVRGGLARRKQRPDGVPRASVHVPRFGMSDLANRLASYLGAAYRPNWTVSGLSPVYGGWRVEGPGEIRADTVIVALAPSAASAVVPPSVSDVLRIAVAAPVAVIGLGVPDLSLPDGFGALVGPNADVRILGALFESSYAPARAPEGHALIKVIVGGSADPEILELNDAGLVELACTEVGRMLGEAIHPTWTATIRNQGIPQYNLGHMSWLAKLDTALDQHPNLHVAGWGYRGIGLTSLADDAVLIANRIA, encoded by the coding sequence ATGACCCAGGTCGTTGTTGTTGGTGGAGGATTCGGCGGCTTACTCGTCGGTGCAGAGCTAAAACGCCGAGGTGCTGATGTCGTCGTGCTCGAGGCGGATGACCGTCCCGGAGGTGTCGCCGGCACCGTCAAAGAGGGCGGATACCTACTTGAACCGGCGGCCGGATCGTTGCTGCTTCCGCATCCCGCCATGAGTCCGATCCTCGACGCGGCTGCTGCCGAGATGGTCCCGGCAATCAGCCACAAACGTTTCGTCTACGAACGCTCGACCCTGTACGAGGCAGGGCCGGGTGCCGTCCTGTCCCGGCTGGTGTCGTGGCGCGCTAAGTTCCGAGCGGTGCGAGAGCCATGGGTCAAGACACCGCCCGAGGGTGACGAATCGCTGATGGCGTTCTTCGTTCGACGGTTAGGGCCCGAGACCGGTGCGCTTGCCGCAACGCTGATGGCACATGGCGTTTTCGCCGGTGACCCTGATCAACTGTCTGCTCGAGCAGCATTCGGTAAGATTGTCGCGCTGGAAGACGAGGCAGGTAGCCTGGTCCGCGGTGGGTTGGCACGCAGGAAACAACGTCCAGATGGCGTGCCCCGCGCCTCGGTGCACGTTCCCCGGTTCGGAATGTCCGACCTTGCGAATCGTCTGGCAAGCTACCTCGGTGCTGCGTACCGACCGAACTGGACGGTGTCGGGGCTTTCGCCCGTTTACGGGGGCTGGCGAGTAGAGGGACCGGGCGAAATAAGGGCCGACACGGTAATCGTCGCATTAGCGCCTTCGGCGGCTTCAGCGGTCGTTCCCCCTTCTGTGAGTGACGTCCTTCGCATAGCCGTCGCGGCGCCGGTGGCGGTGATCGGTCTCGGCGTTCCAGATCTGTCCCTACCCGATGGTTTTGGAGCGTTGGTGGGTCCGAACGCCGACGTGCGGATACTCGGTGCCTTGTTCGAATCGTCTTACGCGCCTGCGCGCGCTCCCGAGGGGCACGCTCTCATCAAGGTCATCGTTGGTGGCTCTGCCGATCCCGAGATCCTCGAGCTCAATGATGCCGGACTCGTGGAGTTGGCGTGCACCGAGGTCGGCCGCATGCTTGGCGAGGCGATTCACCCGACCTGGACCGCGACGATCCGCAATCAAGGAATCCCTCAGTACAACCTCGGTCACATGTCCTGGTTGGCGAAACTCGACACCGCCCTCGACCAGCACCCGAACTTACACGTCGCCGGATGGGGCTACCGAGGAATCGGTCTCACCTCACTGGCAGATGATGCGGTCCTCATTGCAAACCGGATCGCGTAG